The Dethiosulfovibrio peptidovorans DSM 11002 genome has a window encoding:
- the pgsW gene encoding poly-gamma-glutamate system protein, giving the protein MIDLLKAPLKGGLYRSVLLCCCLMGSTLLPRSFSWGCDEGIAASITMENSLRILRSEREALGIVASPDLDPYGIGVIGEEFTPLTTTLGHLEDKTASSNPLFAAALVGEFRRMGLKRGDSVAIGASGSFPGLLVAVLSACDAMGFRSLLICSLGSSMYGANRVGFNVVDMVKLLEDRGSLDFELLGFSLGGDDDRYDAPLFPEWRDLSLDEALRLGSEERFIYEESLDKSVEVRMALYDEAADGEIGCFVGVGGASVTFGDSDQSASFPGGTTSKPFESMPSEGLLSRFLRSGVPVIHLLCVRDLCDRWSIPYGDNPLNWRNQRFSRR; this is encoded by the coding sequence GTGATCGATCTATTGAAGGCCCCCCTTAAGGGGGGCCTTTATCGTAGCGTCCTGTTATGCTGCTGTCTTATGGGAAGCACGCTCCTGCCGAGGTCGTTTTCATGGGGATGCGACGAAGGTATCGCCGCCTCGATAACGATGGAGAACTCCCTGAGGATCCTGAGGTCCGAGAGAGAGGCATTGGGGATCGTGGCGTCCCCCGACCTGGATCCATACGGAATCGGAGTGATAGGAGAGGAGTTTACCCCTCTCACGACCACTCTGGGCCATCTGGAGGACAAGACAGCCTCGTCGAACCCCCTTTTCGCCGCGGCTCTGGTAGGAGAATTTCGCCGTATGGGGTTGAAAAGGGGTGACTCCGTGGCGATAGGAGCCAGCGGCTCTTTCCCGGGGTTGCTGGTGGCGGTGCTGTCCGCCTGCGACGCAATGGGGTTCCGCTCTCTTCTGATCTGCTCTCTGGGGTCGTCGATGTACGGGGCCAACCGGGTCGGCTTCAACGTTGTGGACATGGTCAAGCTCCTGGAGGACAGAGGTTCTTTGGATTTCGAGCTTTTGGGGTTCTCCCTGGGAGGAGACGACGACAGATACGATGCCCCTCTGTTTCCGGAGTGGCGTGATCTGTCCTTGGACGAGGCCCTGAGACTTGGATCGGAGGAGAGATTTATCTACGAGGAGTCCCTCGATAAGAGTGTCGAGGTCAGGATGGCCCTTTACGACGAGGCCGCCGACGGTGAAATAGGATGTTTCGTAGGGGTCGGGGGGGCCTCGGTGACATTCGGTGACTCGGACCAATCGGCTTCCTTCCCTGGCGGGACGACGTCGAAGCCCTTCGAATCCATGCCATCGGAGGGGCTGCTTTCCCGTTTTCTACGTAGCGGAGTTCCTGTGATCCATCTTCTCTGCGTGAGGGATCTGTGCGATCGATGGTCCATTCCCTACGGCGATAACCCCCTGAACTGGCGGAATCAACGATTTTCTCGGAGGTAG
- a CDS encoding dipeptidase — translation MRNKKLASFAVALCLVMAMALVASACTVVAVGKNATVNGTSIITHNDDSTSANFKLWIIEEKDWPEGSVRKLIMNDHGYEPGDVMGEMPQASHTYRYFKSRYSFMNEMGVAMGESTFGTDNEEIKKDLVKDSDGIIDCWLAQDIALERAATAREAVKIMGDLVEEFGWAGSGETINITDGDEVWIAEFYGRDLWCAVRMPDDMFFVAANRARLRDIDLTDKENVMHSPNIVSYGVNKGWIDGNVNWKSFSPAQVYAPYHDRLYSTRRVWRAQELVAPSLKQSPKEHNYPLFVKPDKKLSTWDIFKIKGDYYEGTDYDLTEGPAAGPWGNPIRIANKGEGAWERSINMHRTCYVHIGEVDPKLPAPIKGISWFGYGAPDTTYLTPLWPIMRKLPKFYEVGSRYEDFRRDSGWWVNTYVQEMTTLRYCEAIKEIYALRDPKMREQFTETYAVQKDAAKLWRQGKKNQAIDQLTRFAYDRAVDWNRTWLKLGDHLLGNYALGYRNFKITGYPQWWNDFIGYGPLER, via the coding sequence ATGAGGAACAAGAAACTGGCATCTTTTGCTGTCGCGCTGTGCCTGGTAATGGCCATGGCCTTGGTCGCCTCGGCCTGTACGGTGGTCGCAGTCGGCAAGAACGCCACCGTGAACGGAACTTCCATCATCACCCATAACGACGATTCCACCAGTGCCAACTTCAAACTATGGATCATAGAGGAGAAGGATTGGCCGGAAGGATCGGTTCGCAAGCTGATAATGAACGATCACGGTTACGAGCCCGGCGACGTCATGGGGGAGATGCCCCAGGCCAGCCATACCTATCGTTACTTCAAGAGTCGTTACTCCTTCATGAACGAGATGGGCGTCGCCATGGGCGAGTCCACCTTCGGAACCGATAACGAGGAGATAAAGAAGGACCTGGTGAAGGACAGCGACGGCATCATCGACTGTTGGCTGGCTCAGGACATAGCCCTGGAGCGGGCCGCTACCGCCCGTGAGGCCGTCAAGATCATGGGAGACCTGGTCGAGGAGTTCGGTTGGGCTGGCAGCGGAGAGACCATCAACATCACCGATGGAGACGAGGTTTGGATCGCCGAATTTTACGGCCGCGACCTCTGGTGCGCCGTCCGCATGCCCGACGATATGTTCTTCGTGGCGGCCAACAGGGCCAGGCTCAGGGATATCGACCTGACCGACAAGGAGAACGTCATGCACTCTCCCAATATCGTCTCCTACGGCGTCAACAAGGGCTGGATAGACGGCAACGTAAACTGGAAGAGTTTCAGCCCCGCCCAGGTCTACGCTCCCTATCACGACAGGCTCTACTCCACCAGGCGGGTCTGGAGGGCCCAGGAACTGGTAGCTCCCTCTCTCAAGCAGAGTCCCAAGGAGCATAACTATCCCCTCTTCGTGAAGCCCGATAAGAAGCTCTCCACCTGGGACATCTTCAAGATCAAGGGAGATTACTACGAGGGCACCGATTACGACCTCACCGAGGGACCTGCCGCCGGACCCTGGGGCAACCCCATCAGAATCGCCAACAAGGGTGAGGGTGCCTGGGAGAGATCCATCAACATGCACAGAACCTGCTATGTACACATCGGAGAGGTTGATCCAAAGCTTCCCGCACCGATCAAGGGCATCAGCTGGTTCGGATACGGCGCTCCCGACACGACCTACCTTACCCCTCTTTGGCCGATCATGAGGAAGCTTCCCAAGTTCTACGAGGTCGGATCCCGTTACGAGGACTTCCGCCGCGACTCCGGTTGGTGGGTCAACACCTACGTCCAGGAGATGACCACACTTCGCTACTGCGAGGCCATCAAGGAGATCTACGCCCTCAGGGATCCCAAGATGAGGGAGCAGTTCACCGAGACCTACGCGGTACAGAAGGACGCGGCCAAGCTCTGGAGACAGGGCAAGAAGAACCAGGCCATCGACCAGCTGACCCGCTTCGCCTACGACAGGGCAGTTGACTGGAACCGTACCTGGCTGAAGCTGGGCGACCACCTTCTGGGTAACTACGCCCTGGGCTACAGGAACTTCAAGATCACCGGCTATCCCCAGTGGTGGAACGATTTCATCGGTTACGGACCTCTCGAGAGATAG
- a CDS encoding citrate transporter, giving the protein MYAETSMVLAVMAVVFALCSWKLKSPEISMVITAIAGALAGRLWFPVRLLVEGTFTYFDVGLIFITASVFINMYSATGAMNALIRKMVERFYHRKWMLFSILAVIMLIPGALTGAGSVSMFVVGGMIATVLRYMGITSVRTTAFIYVTSMLAAAAPPINLWAMLMAAQANMPYVGFSVPLLAPILVITVFTVVYLLRGGEPEPKEKILEELPIPPEGMNWFRILAPMLTFLVIVLLSKYMAFSVPTVGLPLNFLISAGVAVLCSPIKRSVGEWGNTVLETMEQVFPLLATVISVGVLVNIMTATGVRGLIAITFVTLPTIFIYLTALFVLPMAQGSLSYGSAIILGTPMIFLFNSVGFDVTIVATALSLMFPLGDCLPPSRISGRVAIEVSGYEGSYMSFLKGIFVPALFMGLVALFMLINANAFKFLVIR; this is encoded by the coding sequence ATGTACGCCGAGACTTCCATGGTCCTGGCGGTGATGGCGGTGGTCTTCGCCCTTTGTAGCTGGAAGCTCAAGTCGCCGGAGATCTCCATGGTCATCACAGCCATAGCCGGTGCCCTGGCGGGGCGGCTGTGGTTTCCCGTCAGGCTTCTCGTGGAGGGGACCTTCACCTATTTCGACGTGGGGCTCATCTTCATCACCGCCTCGGTCTTCATCAACATGTACTCCGCCACCGGGGCCATGAACGCCCTGATTCGCAAGATGGTGGAGCGTTTCTACCATCGCAAGTGGATGCTCTTTTCCATACTGGCTGTGATAATGCTGATCCCCGGCGCTCTCACCGGTGCGGGAAGCGTATCGATGTTCGTCGTGGGAGGCATGATCGCCACGGTCCTACGGTACATGGGTATCACGTCGGTCAGGACCACTGCCTTCATATACGTCACGTCCATGTTGGCGGCGGCGGCGCCTCCCATAAACCTCTGGGCCATGTTGATGGCCGCTCAGGCCAACATGCCCTACGTAGGATTCTCCGTTCCCCTTCTGGCCCCCATCCTGGTGATCACCGTCTTCACCGTGGTCTATCTGCTGAGGGGAGGGGAGCCCGAGCCCAAGGAGAAGATCCTGGAGGAACTTCCGATTCCTCCGGAAGGCATGAACTGGTTCCGTATACTAGCTCCGATGCTCACCTTTTTGGTGATAGTCCTTCTGTCCAAGTACATGGCCTTCAGCGTTCCCACCGTTGGGTTACCTCTCAACTTTCTTATCTCCGCGGGAGTGGCCGTGCTTTGCTCTCCGATCAAGCGTTCAGTCGGAGAATGGGGAAATACCGTCCTGGAGACGATGGAGCAGGTCTTTCCTCTGTTGGCCACGGTCATCAGCGTAGGGGTACTGGTCAACATAATGACCGCCACCGGGGTCAGAGGGCTTATAGCCATAACCTTCGTTACCCTTCCGACCATCTTCATATATCTGACGGCCCTTTTCGTGCTGCCGATGGCTCAGGGGTCGCTTAGCTACGGGAGCGCCATAATACTGGGAACTCCTATGATATTCCTCTTCAACTCCGTCGGCTTCGACGTGACCATAGTGGCGACGGCCCTGAGCCTGATGTTCCCTCTGGGAGACTGTCTTCCTCCCTCTAGGATATCCGGCAGGGTGGCTATAGAGGTGTCGGGCTATGAGGGCAGCTATATGTCCTTCCTCAAGGGAATTTTCGTCCCGGCCCTGTTCATGGGGCTGGTCGCATTGTTTATGTTGATCAACGCCAACGCGTTCAAGTTTTTAGTGATCCGGTGA
- a CDS encoding DUF6305 family protein has product MRRNTVVLAVLVSLFSFFVGSAMAAVTGDAPLKGDEPLLITNAGQGPGGKMGRLLVSRSKAVKDMTYNAEPTPEDILSGGYKTVLVMIGSSAKGLGASGITIDDEIDRLGAIMETCKKEGIQVIAAHIEGKARRGKPGSADERSIDVVAPYAQGFIVKNDSDWDGRFTDLAEANGAPLTIIDETIDFMDVVKDMYSK; this is encoded by the coding sequence ATGAGAAGAAACACCGTGGTGCTAGCTGTTCTCGTTTCGTTGTTTTCGTTTTTCGTCGGTTCCGCCATGGCGGCGGTCACCGGCGACGCGCCTTTAAAGGGCGATGAGCCCCTTCTGATAACCAACGCCGGTCAGGGACCGGGAGGCAAGATGGGGCGGCTTCTTGTCAGCCGGTCCAAGGCTGTGAAGGACATGACCTACAATGCCGAGCCCACGCCGGAGGACATCCTATCCGGTGGTTATAAGACGGTGCTCGTGATGATCGGTTCGTCCGCTAAGGGGCTCGGAGCCTCTGGGATCACAATCGACGACGAGATCGACAGGCTTGGAGCCATAATGGAGACCTGCAAGAAAGAGGGGATCCAGGTCATAGCTGCCCATATAGAGGGTAAGGCCAGGAGAGGCAAGCCCGGCAGCGCCGACGAACGTTCCATCGACGTCGTAGCCCCCTATGCCCAGGGTTTCATAGTCAAGAACGACAGCGACTGGGACGGACGTTTTACCGATCTGGCCGAGGCCAACGGAGCTCCCCTGACCATCATAGACGAGACCATCGACTTTATGGACGTGGTCAAGGATATGTACTCGAAGTAG
- the pgsW gene encoding poly-gamma-glutamate system protein, with product MTFDLGEYRDRLRRRSRRRILSLLMLTGVMALIYLVGGDGLSMDEERLWFGVREAETSVADWRRSIGSFPSITDDPWNLGLIGLEWSPLSTTLGSLPSKRTACHPDWAVIFLRWFRSMGLSAGDPVVIMSSSSFPGLLLNMLMASEFYDLDVHLVVSLGSSTWGCNDPKAPWPTMAKVLRKRGFLSTRAYCYTLGGGGEVGSGISPEGIDIMTSAAMKAGVPVLSLSSKEEVVDWKMDFIGRVKPKVVVSIGGSSANMGDDPAVLSLPPGISKPGAHGGDGVIGRSLKEGYTVIHLLNLRDLALAEGVPFDSEPVRGNVGRRSIFLSLAGVAVYLGAALFFSRFSHGGETLGNKI from the coding sequence GTGACCTTCGATCTCGGAGAATACAGGGACAGACTCAGAAGACGCTCCCGTCGTCGCATACTGTCTCTGCTTATGCTTACAGGAGTCATGGCCTTGATATATCTTGTCGGAGGCGACGGGCTTTCTATGGATGAGGAGCGGCTTTGGTTCGGCGTGAGAGAGGCGGAGACGTCGGTGGCCGACTGGCGGCGCTCCATCGGGTCCTTTCCTTCCATCACCGACGATCCATGGAACCTAGGGCTCATAGGCCTGGAGTGGAGTCCTCTGTCTACGACCCTCGGCAGCCTCCCTTCCAAGAGGACCGCCTGCCATCCCGATTGGGCAGTCATCTTTCTTCGATGGTTTCGATCTATGGGGCTTTCGGCGGGGGATCCGGTGGTGATAATGTCTTCTTCCTCTTTCCCGGGCTTGTTGTTGAACATGCTGATGGCGTCGGAGTTCTACGACCTGGACGTACATCTGGTGGTCTCCCTTGGGTCCTCCACCTGGGGATGCAACGATCCCAAGGCACCTTGGCCCACCATGGCGAAGGTGCTCAGAAAAAGAGGATTCCTCAGCACGAGAGCCTACTGCTATACCCTGGGAGGGGGTGGCGAGGTGGGATCGGGAATCTCCCCCGAGGGGATCGACATAATGACGTCCGCTGCGATGAAAGCCGGTGTCCCCGTGCTGTCCTTGTCCTCCAAGGAAGAGGTCGTCGACTGGAAGATGGACTTCATCGGTCGGGTGAAACCCAAAGTGGTGGTATCCATAGGGGGATCAAGCGCCAATATGGGAGACGATCCGGCGGTCCTGTCACTTCCTCCGGGCATCTCCAAGCCCGGAGCCCATGGAGGTGACGGGGTTATAGGCAGGTCTCTGAAGGAGGGGTATACCGTTATCCATCTCCTCAACCTTAGGGACTTGGCCCTGGCGGAGGGGGTTCCATTCGACTCCGAGCCTGTAAGAGGTAACGTAGGGAGACGGTCTATCTTTCTCTCTCTAGCGGGAGTGGCGGTCTATCTCGGAGCGGCCCTGTTCTTCTCAAGATTTTCCCATGGAGGCGAAACTCTTGGGAACAAAATATAA
- a CDS encoding poly-gamma-glutamate biosynthesis protein PgsC/CapC: MESSLWLLLIGILLGMYFYERTGLSCGGVITPGVLAMSLGSPVRILWALTAAFVVWTIMESLSRVFVIYGRQRIALSMAVALLVKMILGGFSDPGALWLGWAVPGLMAADFQRQGPLVTLTSSFSAAFATSMGFSVVAAIGGYLS; this comes from the coding sequence ATGGAAAGCTCTCTTTGGCTCCTGTTGATCGGGATCCTGCTAGGCATGTACTTTTACGAGAGGACCGGACTCTCCTGCGGCGGGGTTATAACTCCCGGAGTGCTGGCCATGTCTTTGGGGAGCCCGGTAAGGATATTATGGGCTCTGACGGCGGCCTTCGTCGTCTGGACCATCATGGAGAGTCTCTCCAGGGTCTTCGTCATCTACGGTCGACAGAGAATCGCCCTCTCCATGGCGGTGGCTCTTCTGGTAAAGATGATTCTGGGAGGTTTTTCCGATCCGGGAGCCCTGTGGTTGGGCTGGGCGGTTCCTGGGTTGATGGCAGCCGATTTTCAGAGGCAGGGACCTCTTGTTACCCTGACATCCTCCTTCTCCGCCGCCTTCGCTACATCCATGGGCTTCTCCGTGGTAGCTGCGATAGGAGGCTATCTGTCGTGA
- a CDS encoding Mur ligase family protein, whose translation MNIRILVTGSRGKSSVVRLIHRALVSGGIEAYGRITGVIPRTLTLRGELPIYRSSGAHVREMKWWINAMPSDAEAVVMENSAVSPDLQHLASLWLDPTLTVLTNVRPDHQDAWGNDEDSASVALCKGIPGGGRVLLGAEADRPLVRALLKNKGCMITVVPELPEPRSYRVSNEALALEACRISGVVGPEVTEGIKSLLPDIADFSVLDAGGGKLAFAFSANDVVSSESLFYSLGWRREDVTVLFNHRRDRGNRLRVFAPWIEKESWKDRIVIGDRPFFRSGGARYVGLDRPEDLIALVSRAGLVFGCGNVVHGLPLDAKIILERMS comes from the coding sequence GTGAACATAAGAATATTGGTTACAGGAAGCCGGGGCAAAAGCTCGGTTGTTCGACTTATCCACAGGGCCCTGGTGTCCGGTGGGATCGAGGCCTACGGTAGGATAACGGGAGTGATACCGAGGACGCTCACGCTTCGAGGGGAGCTGCCCATATATCGATCTTCCGGAGCTCACGTCAGAGAGATGAAATGGTGGATAAATGCTATGCCGTCGGACGCCGAGGCGGTCGTTATGGAGAACAGCGCTGTATCTCCCGACCTTCAGCACCTCGCCTCCCTATGGCTCGATCCGACTTTGACCGTCTTGACAAACGTCAGACCGGATCACCAGGACGCTTGGGGAAACGACGAGGATTCCGCCTCGGTCGCCCTATGTAAGGGGATCCCTGGTGGCGGCAGGGTCCTACTTGGGGCGGAGGCGGATAGGCCTCTCGTTCGGGCCTTGTTGAAGAATAAGGGGTGTATGATCACCGTAGTTCCGGAGCTTCCGGAGCCGCGATCCTATCGGGTCTCCAACGAAGCCTTGGCTCTGGAGGCCTGTCGTATTTCGGGGGTCGTGGGCCCGGAGGTGACGGAGGGGATAAAGTCTCTCCTTCCTGATATTGCCGATTTCTCCGTGCTGGACGCGGGAGGGGGAAAGCTGGCCTTCGCCTTTTCCGCCAATGACGTGGTGTCGAGCGAGTCGCTTTTCTACTCTCTGGGATGGAGGAGAGAGGACGTCACGGTACTCTTCAACCATCGAAGGGACAGGGGCAACCGTCTCAGGGTGTTCGCCCCCTGGATCGAGAAAGAGAGCTGGAAGGACCGGATAGTGATAGGGGACAGGCCTTTTTTCCGAAGTGGAGGAGCCCGTTATGTCGGTCTCGACAGGCCTGAGGACCTTATAGCCCTGGTGTCACGGGCTGGGTTGGTCTTCGGATGCGGCAATGTCGTCCACGGCCTGCCGTTGGACGCCAAAATTATTCTTGAGAGGATGTCTTGA
- a CDS encoding HD-GYP domain-containing protein — MTDEEFDEMRRHPDYAVDILGDSEWLEMARQIATTHHEKWDGSGYPRGLKGEDIPPLRQDSGLGRHIRQD, encoded by the coding sequence CTGACCGACGAGGAGTTTGACGAGATGCGCCGTCATCCCGACTACGCCGTCGATATACTCGGCGATTCGGAGTGGCTGGAGATGGCTAGACAGATAGCCACGACCCATCACGAAAAATGGGACGGATCGGGTTATCCTAGAGGTCTTAAGGGCGAGGATATCCCCCCTCTGCGGCAGGATAGTGGCCTTGGCCGACATATACGACAGGATTAA
- a CDS encoding histidine kinase dimerization/phosphoacceptor domain -containing protein, with protein sequence MKDISQSLVMVVDDSRAFLDLMVELLSPICRVSVALDGPSCLALAEREPPDLFLMDVQMPGMSGFDVCRVLKSDQALRHIPVMFVSSINDMESRIKGLSLGAVDYVVKPFFSQELLLRVEAHLNLKIAQESLVQEAEYLEEQVRRRTEEIRAATRRIEASEREFRSLAEGLPDMVFRIGPDGRFRSISGAVRSLLGVDPGEALGRTPEDSGLSSLCIALSRENLMRVFQKGDQEVMEVPLLEGGTVEVRLLPERGPDDSKVISVLGIIRDISSQRMVEEQLLSQGAFLSTLVDNLPVGVTAKDLSVGGAYVIWNSKLSQVLEIPAEEALGMTEGDLFPSELADIMVRDDRKAFETGRPVVTDLSYDVAGPDGLTARFFRVTRVPITDDEGAPSILLAMVEDRTDFVIADRELKSSLHDKDILLQEVHHRVKNNLQVVSSLMSLQASRSDDPTVVSAFLESRSRVLAMAYVHELLYRNSQFSDIKFADYLDELTGIISSTYGDGRDISLEVEADDTRLHVDVAIPCGLIVNELVTNAYKHAFSGRESGTVKVDFRSENGNVSLIVSDDGVGCDDLDKEDSLGLTVVRGLVRQIGGGLVVLSDRGMSFEVSFPFKRGAGEMKEGGRR encoded by the coding sequence ATGAAGGACATATCTCAGAGTCTTGTCATGGTAGTAGACGATTCCAGAGCTTTTCTGGACCTGATGGTGGAACTTCTGTCGCCTATATGTCGGGTCTCGGTCGCTTTGGACGGTCCGTCCTGTCTGGCTCTTGCGGAACGGGAGCCCCCTGACCTGTTCCTGATGGACGTTCAGATGCCCGGCATGTCCGGTTTCGACGTCTGCAGGGTTCTAAAATCGGATCAAGCCCTGAGGCATATACCTGTTATGTTCGTGTCCTCCATCAACGATATGGAAAGCAGGATAAAAGGGCTCTCCCTGGGGGCTGTAGACTATGTGGTAAAGCCATTCTTCTCTCAGGAGCTTTTGCTAAGGGTGGAGGCCCATCTTAATTTGAAGATAGCCCAGGAGTCTCTGGTACAGGAGGCCGAATATCTGGAGGAGCAGGTACGCAGGAGGACCGAGGAGATCCGGGCCGCCACGAGGAGGATAGAGGCCAGCGAAAGGGAATTTCGATCTCTGGCGGAGGGGTTGCCCGACATGGTCTTCAGAATAGGTCCGGACGGGCGTTTTCGCTCCATCTCCGGTGCCGTGCGTTCCCTGTTGGGGGTGGATCCGGGAGAGGCTTTGGGACGGACCCCGGAGGACTCGGGGCTTTCAAGCCTCTGTATCGCCCTTTCGAGGGAAAATCTTATGAGGGTGTTTCAAAAGGGAGACCAAGAGGTCATGGAGGTCCCCCTGCTCGAGGGGGGTACGGTGGAGGTCCGCCTCCTGCCCGAGAGGGGGCCAGACGACAGCAAGGTCATCTCCGTCCTGGGGATCATAAGAGACATCTCCTCTCAGAGAATGGTGGAGGAACAGCTTCTCTCTCAGGGTGCCTTCCTGTCCACCCTCGTCGATAACCTGCCGGTGGGGGTCACGGCCAAGGACCTATCTGTAGGTGGGGCCTACGTCATATGGAATTCGAAGCTTTCCCAGGTACTGGAGATCCCCGCCGAGGAGGCCCTGGGCATGACAGAAGGGGATCTGTTCCCATCGGAACTGGCAGACATAATGGTGCGGGACGACCGTAAGGCCTTCGAGACCGGCAGACCGGTGGTGACCGATCTTTCCTACGATGTTGCGGGACCCGACGGTTTGACCGCCCGTTTCTTCCGAGTGACCAGGGTGCCCATAACCGACGACGAAGGGGCTCCTTCGATTTTGTTGGCCATGGTGGAGGATCGGACCGATTTCGTCATAGCGGATAGAGAGTTGAAGTCGTCCCTGCACGATAAGGACATCCTGTTGCAGGAGGTTCATCACAGGGTCAAGAATAATCTTCAGGTGGTCTCGAGCCTGATGAGCCTACAGGCGTCCAGGTCGGACGACCCCACGGTGGTGAGCGCCTTTCTGGAAAGCCGAAGCAGAGTGCTCGCCATGGCTTACGTCCACGAGCTTCTCTACAGAAACTCTCAGTTCTCCGATATAAAGTTCGCCGATTATCTGGATGAACTGACCGGGATCATCTCCTCTACCTACGGAGATGGCCGGGATATCTCTTTAGAGGTCGAGGCGGACGACACCAGGCTCCACGTCGATGTGGCCATACCCTGCGGTCTGATAGTGAACGAGCTGGTCACCAACGCCTACAAACACGCTTTTTCCGGCAGGGAAAGTGGCACGGTAAAGGTCGACTTCAGGTCCGAGAACGGAAATGTGTCTTTGATCGTCTCCGACGACGGCGTCGGCTGCGACGATCTGGATAAAGAGGACAGCCTGGGGCTTACCGTCGTCAGAGGTCTGGTAAGGCAGATAGGGGGGGGACTGGTCGTCTTGTCCGATCGGGGGATGTCGTTCGAGGTGTCCTTTCCGTTCAAGAGGGGAGCCGGAGAGATGAAAGAGGGTGGTCGACGGTGA
- the ggt gene encoding gamma-glutamyltransferase: MRRRIIGLATAVAVVTVSVGVAFGAGSHEVKDVTASKGMVAAANRLAAEAGVEILKKGGNAVDAAVATGLALNVVEPNASGIGGGGFMVIRMADTGKVVALDYREEAPSGATKDMYSSEKAKADKISAYGPLAVGVPGTLAGYQMALDLYGTMTLAEVIEPAIRLAEQGVPLSPTTAGAVESHFGDLSKFTPEKDNPFLKDGLPLEAGSIVKQPKLAKAFRLIAKDGKNAFYNGPIGRSMVDNIRNQGGIMTMNDLQRYQPVLRLPSEGTYRDYRIYSMCPPSSGGITLVEILNILENFPLSDWGHNSPRTIHTMAEAFKMAFSDRGNFLGDPSFVNIPYGMLESKKYAKTLAERIDENKAMQEVPKSDPSVDEHWSTTHVSVADVSGNIVSMTQTVNYFFGASMIDPEFGFVYNDEMDDFSSNPKSVNAPEPGKRPLSSMSPTIVVDPQGRPFMALGTPGAWRIITSVAQIMTNVVDFGMTMDEAIEAPRFTCRAIGTKPDVLQLESRIPQSTLDVLKLRGHKIKVKDEFDLYFGGAQGICFDPDKSTLIGGADSRRDGDVVGY; the protein is encoded by the coding sequence GTGAGGAGAAGAATAATTGGTTTGGCGACCGCTGTGGCGGTCGTGACGGTCTCGGTGGGAGTCGCTTTCGGAGCCGGATCTCACGAGGTGAAGGATGTAACCGCTTCCAAGGGAATGGTGGCCGCCGCCAACAGGTTAGCCGCTGAGGCGGGAGTCGAGATACTGAAGAAGGGCGGAAACGCTGTGGACGCCGCCGTGGCGACGGGTTTGGCTCTCAACGTTGTGGAGCCCAACGCTTCCGGCATAGGCGGAGGCGGTTTCATGGTGATCCGGATGGCCGACACCGGAAAGGTCGTCGCTCTGGACTACCGCGAGGAGGCTCCTTCCGGGGCCACGAAGGATATGTATTCCTCGGAGAAGGCCAAGGCGGACAAGATTAGCGCCTACGGTCCTCTGGCGGTCGGAGTTCCCGGAACCCTGGCAGGCTATCAGATGGCTTTGGATCTCTACGGAACGATGACCCTGGCCGAGGTGATAGAGCCCGCCATAAGACTCGCCGAACAGGGGGTCCCACTTTCTCCGACAACTGCGGGAGCTGTGGAAAGTCACTTCGGCGATCTGTCCAAGTTCACTCCGGAGAAGGACAACCCCTTCCTCAAGGACGGTCTTCCCCTGGAGGCGGGCTCCATAGTGAAGCAGCCCAAGCTGGCCAAGGCCTTCCGCCTGATAGCGAAGGATGGAAAGAACGCCTTCTACAACGGCCCCATCGGCCGTTCCATGGTGGACAACATCCGCAACCAGGGCGGTATCATGACCATGAACGATCTTCAGCGCTATCAGCCGGTGCTGAGACTCCCCTCCGAGGGGACCTACAGGGACTACAGGATCTATTCCATGTGTCCTCCTTCTTCCGGAGGTATAACCCTGGTCGAGATACTTAACATACTGGAGAACTTCCCCCTCTCCGACTGGGGGCACAACTCTCCCAGAACGATCCATACCATGGCTGAGGCCTTCAAGATGGCCTTTTCGGACAGGGGTAACTTCCTCGGTGACCCGTCTTTCGTAAACATCCCCTACGGTATGCTTGAGTCCAAGAAGTACGCCAAGACCCTGGCGGAGAGGATAGACGAGAACAAAGCAATGCAGGAGGTGCCCAAGAGCGACCCCTCCGTAGACGAGCACTGGTCCACTACCCACGTCTCCGTGGCGGATGTGTCGGGGAACATAGTCTCCATGACCCAGACGGTCAACTATTTCTTCGGAGCCAGCATGATCGATCCGGAGTTCGGGTTCGTCTACAACGACGAGATGGACGATTTTTCCTCCAATCCGAAGAGCGTAAACGCTCCCGAGCCGGGGAAGAGGCCTCTTTCCTCCATGAGTCCGACCATAGTGGTCGATCCTCAAGGTAGACCTTTCATGGCATTGGGAACTCCCGGAGCCTGGAGGATCATAACCTCGGTGGCTCAGATAATGACCAATGTAGTGGATTTCGGCATGACCATGGACGAGGCCATAGAGGCTCCCAGGTTTACCTGCCGGGCCATCGGGACCAAGCCGGACGTTCTTCAGCTGGAGTCTCGAATTCCCCAGAGTACCCTGGATGTCCTGAAGCTCAGAGGACATAAGATAAAGGTAAAGGACGAGTTCGACCTCTATTTCGGAGGGGCTCAGGGGATATGTTTCGACCCCGATAAATCGACCCTCATAGGAGGAGCCGACTCCCGCAGGGACGGCGACGTGGTGGGTTACTGA